Proteins encoded in a region of the Bradyrhizobium sp. CB3481 genome:
- a CDS encoding xanthine dehydrogenase family protein subunit M has translation MIPAAFYYVRASTLNQAIDLLRDDPDETKLLAGGHTLLPALKLRLASPALLIDIGGLAELKGIAISKTGVRIGALTTHAELFASEPLNKELPVFRQAASLIADPQVRNRGTIGGSLANADPAADWPGVVVALQAEIEIAGPNGLRRVAARDFFVDIFSTVLEPNEILASIHIPRPKAGTRFLYRKIRHPASGFAVVGIAVGVRLQQGVVAEISVGVTGAANHAFVGHRAADFLTGKMLSRENIDQAAKLLSETTECLSDRYASAEYRANLIRIETTRALLALSS, from the coding sequence ATGATCCCCGCAGCCTTCTATTATGTCCGCGCGTCAACGCTCAACCAAGCGATCGATCTGTTGCGTGACGATCCCGACGAAACGAAGCTTTTGGCCGGTGGCCATACCTTGCTGCCGGCGCTGAAGCTGCGGCTGGCGTCGCCCGCGCTCCTGATCGATATTGGAGGCCTCGCCGAACTCAAGGGAATCGCGATTAGCAAGACCGGCGTCAGGATCGGCGCACTGACGACGCATGCCGAACTCTTTGCTTCCGAGCCGCTGAACAAGGAGTTGCCGGTCTTTCGCCAGGCGGCCAGCCTCATTGCCGATCCCCAGGTACGTAACCGCGGCACGATCGGTGGCTCGCTCGCGAACGCCGATCCCGCGGCTGACTGGCCGGGGGTCGTGGTGGCGCTGCAGGCAGAGATCGAGATCGCAGGCCCGAATGGCCTGAGAAGGGTGGCGGCACGGGACTTCTTCGTCGATATCTTTTCGACGGTTCTGGAACCGAACGAAATTCTCGCCAGCATCCATATCCCGCGGCCGAAGGCAGGCACGCGCTTCCTCTACCGAAAGATCCGGCACCCCGCGAGCGGCTTTGCCGTCGTGGGAATCGCGGTCGGCGTTCGATTGCAGCAGGGCGTGGTTGCCGAGATTTCCGTTGGCGTCACCGGTGCAGCGAACCACGCGTTCGTCGGTCACAGAGCCGCCGATTTCCTGACGGGCAAGATGCTTTCGCGGGAAAACATCGATCAGGCAGCAAAATTGCTGAGCGAGACCACCGAGTGTCTCTCGGACCGCTACGCCTCAGCGGAATACCGCGCCAATCTCATCCGCATCGAGACCACGCGGGCGCTACTTGCGCTTTCGTCGTGA
- a CDS encoding enoyl-CoA hydratase/isomerase family protein, translating to MSEDALVTREQRGNISVLTMVYRPYNLLGPKLLNAIVEHVEAAQRAGSRAIVIRSGLRHFSAGADLDIFEKRVEAGSGDQVGENRRLNGVEFLRFMELLPIPLIASVHGVCLGGGLELALSCDYIIAASSAKIGSVEATLGLHPLLGGIQRQVQRIGAQRAKEMSMLARRYDAPTLEKWGLINLTVPEESLETATMAIAEEFAQGPTVAHAATKELAHIAVNQGVVAADEAMARVQAPIWASEDLKTGLASFRKNGPGLAKFAGR from the coding sequence TTGTCCGAGGATGCATTGGTAACGCGCGAGCAGCGCGGCAATATCTCCGTTTTGACGATGGTTTACCGGCCGTACAACCTGCTCGGCCCCAAGCTCCTCAACGCGATCGTGGAGCACGTGGAGGCAGCGCAAAGGGCAGGCAGCCGCGCCATCGTCATCCGTAGCGGACTGCGGCATTTCTCCGCCGGTGCAGATCTGGATATCTTCGAGAAGCGGGTCGAGGCAGGCAGCGGAGATCAGGTCGGTGAAAATCGGCGGCTGAACGGCGTCGAATTCCTGCGCTTCATGGAACTGCTACCAATTCCGTTAATCGCCAGCGTTCACGGCGTTTGCCTGGGCGGCGGTCTGGAGCTTGCGCTGTCGTGCGATTACATCATCGCGGCATCTTCGGCGAAGATCGGCTCTGTCGAAGCGACGCTTGGGCTACATCCTTTGCTGGGCGGAATCCAGCGCCAGGTGCAGCGGATCGGCGCGCAGCGCGCAAAGGAGATGTCGATGCTGGCGCGGCGCTACGATGCGCCGACGCTGGAGAAGTGGGGATTGATCAATCTCACGGTTCCGGAAGAGTCGTTGGAGACGGCGACCATGGCCATCGCGGAGGAGTTTGCGCAAGGCCCCACGGTGGCGCATGCCGCGACCAAGGAGCTCGCGCATATCGCCGTCAATCAAGGCGTGGTAGCTGCGGACGAGGCGATGGCAAGAGTACAGGCGCCGATCTGGGCATCGGAAGATCTCAAGACCGGCCTTGCGTCGTTCCGCAAGAACGGACCCGGCCTCGCCAAGTTCGCGGGGCGCTGA
- a CDS encoding CoA transferase — translation MSGPLNGIRVVDFSRVLAGPLCARTLQDLGAEVIKIEPPSPDVSRFAFPSTDGMSGYYAQQNAGKRNVSINLNIPGAYELALRLCDTADIVVENFRAGTLGFFGLDYETLSKRNPRLIYASITGYGQGGPWRSRMAYAPTVQAEAGFTENSVRHYGSALTEPRTDSLSHADVYAGLQAVIAILAALNSRQKTGQGQYIDVAMAATLLAVNERAHVDLSDDDIGAEPAVLGATDCSFFTGPQGEHFTVATSIVGSRTFPSWLRAMRRVDLIDDPRFSTAAARRLNFGVLHQIIQSWILTFPDMATLDAQFDEAKIAMGEIRSIKELTASEWSDYWGAVQHVSDRSGGEYRLPGRPWRFSAEELTPIGTPAFQGEHNFAVFSELGVSEAELKRLSEAGVLVTHRRALEPEIAAKAQAEPGQAA, via the coding sequence ATGAGTGGCCCCTTGAATGGAATCCGTGTCGTCGACTTCTCCCGCGTGCTGGCTGGTCCGCTGTGCGCTCGAACGTTGCAGGACCTCGGAGCCGAGGTCATCAAGATCGAACCGCCAAGTCCCGATGTCTCGCGCTTCGCGTTTCCTTCGACCGACGGGATGTCGGGCTATTACGCCCAGCAGAACGCCGGCAAGCGCAATGTCAGTATCAATCTCAATATCCCGGGCGCCTATGAGCTGGCGCTGAGACTCTGCGACACCGCCGATATCGTGGTCGAAAACTTCCGTGCCGGCACGCTGGGTTTCTTCGGCCTCGATTACGAGACTCTGTCCAAACGCAATCCGCGCCTGATCTACGCCTCGATTACCGGCTACGGCCAGGGTGGTCCGTGGCGGAGCCGGATGGCCTATGCGCCAACCGTGCAGGCCGAGGCCGGCTTCACCGAAAACAGCGTTCGTCACTACGGCAGCGCGCTGACCGAGCCGCGTACCGACAGCCTGTCACATGCCGACGTCTATGCTGGACTCCAGGCGGTGATCGCGATTCTTGCGGCGCTCAACAGCCGGCAGAAGACCGGACAGGGCCAGTATATCGATGTCGCGATGGCGGCAACGCTGCTCGCGGTTAACGAACGCGCGCATGTCGACCTGTCGGATGACGACATCGGGGCAGAGCCCGCAGTGCTCGGGGCCACAGACTGCTCGTTCTTCACAGGGCCGCAAGGCGAGCACTTCACCGTCGCGACCAGCATCGTCGGAAGCCGGACCTTTCCGTCGTGGCTGCGCGCCATGCGCCGCGTCGATCTGATAGACGATCCGCGGTTCTCCACTGCCGCCGCGCGCCGGCTGAATTTCGGCGTGCTGCACCAGATCATCCAGTCCTGGATCCTGACGTTTCCGGATATGGCGACCCTCGATGCCCAGTTCGACGAGGCCAAGATCGCCATGGGTGAGATCCGGTCGATCAAGGAGCTAACGGCGTCGGAGTGGAGCGATTACTGGGGTGCCGTGCAACACGTTTCCGACCGCAGCGGCGGCGAGTATCGACTGCCGGGCCGGCCGTGGCGATTCTCGGCCGAAGAGTTGACGCCAATTGGCACGCCTGCTTTTCAGGGCGAGCATAATTTCGCGGTCTTCAGCGAGCTCGGCGTCAGCGAGGCGGAGCTGAAGCGCCTGAGCGAAGCAGGCGTACTCGTCACGCATCGCCGCGCGCTGGAGCCTGAGATCGCAGCCAAAGCGCAGGCCGAGCCGGGTCAGGCCGCCTGA
- a CDS encoding helix-turn-helix domain-containing protein, with protein MARAMEIVGDRWSILILREAYYGVKRFDEFEYYVGIAPNILSTRLKKFVEAGVMTRVPLPEHAGRYEYVLTEKGRDFFPAYLALKKWGDDWLAEPAGPQVVFRDRIAGRPIEYPELRTAGGKPLRLEDVEIVAGAGAVPFNRRRFGGDAADRTTAGAKAPVSRRKRK; from the coding sequence ATGGCGCGCGCCATGGAAATTGTCGGCGACCGCTGGTCCATCCTGATCCTGCGCGAGGCCTATTACGGCGTAAAACGCTTCGACGAGTTTGAATATTATGTCGGGATCGCTCCCAATATCCTGAGCACCCGGCTGAAGAAGTTCGTCGAGGCGGGCGTGATGACGCGGGTGCCGCTGCCCGAACACGCCGGTCGATATGAGTACGTTCTGACCGAGAAGGGTCGTGATTTCTTTCCGGCCTATCTCGCGCTCAAGAAATGGGGTGACGACTGGCTGGCGGAGCCAGCCGGGCCGCAGGTCGTGTTCCGCGACCGTATTGCCGGGCGCCCGATCGAATATCCGGAATTGCGGACGGCAGGCGGCAAGCCGCTGCGGCTCGAGGACGTCGAGATCGTCGCCGGGGCAGGTGCTGTTCCGTTCAACCGCAGGCGATTTGGCGGCGATGCCGCTGATCGAACGACGGCCGGCGCGAAGGCTCCCGTCTCACGACGAAAGCGCAAGTAG